A stretch of Bacteroidales bacterium DNA encodes these proteins:
- a CDS encoding GWxTD domain-containing protein, with protein sequence MKKIVIPILASLLFCGFVPIQAKNLQAYLNYTVFNVPDQIPFIETYLSVAGETVIYKKNDKGLFQGNIEVIFIFRQQSAIKEYDKYQLFSPEVQDTSSIDFSFIDQQRYFIPEGDYEMEIIISDLNAGKKPFNAIQPVSIQFDDENISFSGIQLVESFSPSDKQNILTKGGFDLIPMVYNFYPESVNKLTYYAEIYNTEKILGAGEKFLVVCMIKSFETGNTLKDFVSYKKLDTRAIVPVLNEYDISGLPSGNYRMIIEARNKQNDVVAYNDIFFQRSNPNIQFSLEDLAAIDVNSTFANQIRSNDTLQEFINCLDPIATELEKTFIYKQSKTADLKTKQQFFYNFWASRDAANPEKAWREYFKMVLVVNNAYKTQISKGYETDRGRVYLKYGPPNIISESYNEPSSYPYEIWHYYVLGNNQRNKKFVFYTHDMVTNNFKLLHSDAIGEISNFKWQIFLNNRWYDPYNVDAEKPHTTYGGQAEDYYRNPR encoded by the coding sequence ATGAAAAAAATAGTTATCCCCATCCTGGCATCCTTATTGTTTTGCGGCTTTGTCCCCATTCAGGCTAAAAACCTTCAGGCCTACCTTAATTATACCGTTTTTAATGTCCCGGATCAGATCCCATTTATTGAAACTTACCTGTCGGTTGCCGGGGAAACAGTTATCTACAAAAAAAATGACAAAGGACTCTTTCAGGGCAATATCGAAGTCATTTTTATTTTCCGCCAGCAAAGCGCAATCAAAGAATATGACAAATACCAGCTTTTCAGCCCGGAAGTCCAGGATACCAGCTCCATCGATTTCAGCTTTATCGACCAGCAGCGGTATTTTATCCCGGAAGGAGATTATGAAATGGAGATTATTATTTCTGACCTGAATGCAGGTAAAAAACCCTTTAACGCGATCCAGCCGGTCAGTATTCAGTTTGATGATGAAAATATTAGTTTTTCAGGAATTCAGCTGGTCGAGTCATTTTCTCCGTCTGATAAACAAAATATTCTTACTAAAGGTGGATTCGACCTTATCCCGATGGTTTATAACTTCTACCCGGAATCTGTCAATAAATTAACCTACTATGCGGAGATATACAATACGGAAAAAATCCTGGGCGCCGGTGAGAAATTCCTCGTGGTATGCATGATCAAATCATTCGAAACAGGTAATACCCTGAAGGATTTTGTTTCTTATAAAAAATTGGATACCCGTGCAATTGTTCCGGTATTGAACGAATACGATATTTCAGGGTTACCCAGCGGGAATTACAGAATGATCATTGAGGCCAGGAATAAGCAAAATGATGTGGTCGCCTACAACGATATCTTCTTCCAGCGTAGTAATCCTAATATACAGTTTAGTCTCGAAGACCTGGCAGCAATTGATGTGAATTCCACCTTCGCCAACCAGATCAGGAGCAACGATACACTCCAGGAATTCATCAACTGCCTGGATCCCATTGCAACAGAGCTGGAAAAAACATTTATTTACAAGCAATCTAAAACAGCCGATTTAAAGACCAAACAGCAGTTCTTTTATAATTTTTGGGCTTCACGTGATGCAGCTAACCCGGAAAAAGCCTGGCGGGAATATTTTAAAATGGTCCTTGTAGTCAATAATGCTTATAAAACACAGATAAGTAAAGGATATGAAACCGACCGGGGCAGGGTTTACCTGAAATACGGCCCGCCGAACATTATCAGTGAAAGTTACAACGAACCAAGCAGCTACCCCTATGAAATCTGGCACTATTATGTATTGGGCAATAACCAGCGAAATAAAAAATTTGTTTTTTATACCCATGACATGGTCACCAATAATTTCAAACTGTTGCACTCAGATGCTATCGGTGAGATTTCAAATTTTAAGTGGCAGATATTCCTCAACAATCGATGGTATGACCCCTATAATGTCGAT
- a CDS encoding amylo-alpha-1,6-glucosidase yields the protein MSYIKFDKKQLVNLEYSLSRELIRSNRAGAYASITITGCHTRKYHGLVVVPQPAIDDDNHVLLSNFDETVIQHEAEFNLGIHKYPGGIYYPRGHKYIHDFSTDPIPYNIYHVGGVVLKREMLFTQATDRFLIRYTLLEAHSPTRLRFKPFLAFRNVHRLSKANINVNNKYEKVPNGIRMKLYTGYSHLYMQFSKAPEYTHVPDWNYNIEYQMEMERGYEYQEDLFVPGFFEVDIKKGESVVFCAGTTEIEPSAIKRAFNSEINIRIPRDSFENCLINSAQQFIVKKGKRTDVIAGFPWFGRWGRDTFIALPGLTLMLGEEKLFRAVIDTMIRDMKGPLFPNFGIKNKKAYNSADASLWFIWALQQYSNLYHNRQEVWKVYGSKIRNVLQGYRSGTPGYIHMQENGLIWAGQQGLALTWMDAIVNGKPVTPRYGLPVEINALWYNAIRFAIELAEHNGDKKFVKEWELIADKIPDAFTQTFWIEKEGYLADYVDGDFRNVSVRPNQIIATSLSYSPLDEEKRRNVLDVVQQELLTPRGIRSLGPKNPLYKGVCFGDQKSRDEAYHQGTAWPWLLGHFVEGYLKIYGKPGVPFVKSLYQGFEAVMTEHGIGTISEIYDGDPPHIARGAVSQAWSVAELLRIHDMIGKYEKMK from the coding sequence ATGAGTTATATTAAGTTTGATAAAAAGCAACTCGTAAACCTGGAATATTCATTGAGCAGGGAACTGATCCGCTCGAACCGGGCAGGTGCTTATGCCAGCATTACCATCACCGGATGCCATACCCGCAAATATCATGGCCTGGTTGTGGTGCCTCAACCTGCAATCGACGATGACAATCACGTATTACTGTCCAATTTCGATGAAACAGTCATCCAGCATGAGGCGGAATTTAACCTGGGAATCCATAAGTACCCCGGTGGGATTTATTATCCCCGCGGCCACAAATATATTCATGACTTTTCAACTGACCCAATCCCGTATAACATTTATCATGTCGGGGGGGTAGTCCTCAAACGGGAGATGTTATTTACACAGGCAACTGACCGGTTTCTTATCCGTTATACATTATTGGAAGCACATTCTCCGACAAGGCTCCGCTTTAAACCATTTCTTGCTTTTAGAAATGTTCACCGGTTGAGTAAGGCTAATATCAATGTTAATAACAAGTATGAGAAAGTACCGAACGGCATACGCATGAAGCTTTATACCGGCTATTCCCACCTGTATATGCAGTTTTCCAAAGCTCCTGAGTACACCCATGTCCCCGACTGGAATTATAATATAGAATACCAGATGGAGATGGAAAGAGGGTATGAATACCAGGAGGATCTTTTCGTTCCGGGCTTTTTTGAGGTCGATATCAAGAAAGGGGAGTCCGTTGTTTTTTGCGCCGGGACAACTGAAATCGAACCTTCAGCTATAAAACGTGCTTTCAACAGCGAGATCAACATTAGGATACCGCGTGACAGCTTCGAAAATTGCCTGATAAACTCTGCCCAGCAATTCATCGTGAAGAAAGGAAAGAGGACTGACGTCATTGCCGGTTTCCCATGGTTTGGCCGCTGGGGAAGGGATACCTTCATTGCTCTTCCCGGCCTTACGCTCATGCTGGGTGAAGAAAAGCTCTTCAGGGCCGTTATCGACACCATGATACGGGATATGAAAGGGCCTTTATTCCCGAATTTCGGCATAAAAAATAAAAAAGCCTATAATTCAGCCGATGCTTCCCTATGGTTTATATGGGCTTTGCAGCAGTATTCCAACCTTTATCATAACCGGCAGGAAGTCTGGAAAGTTTATGGCAGCAAGATAAGAAATGTCCTCCAAGGTTACCGGTCCGGGACACCGGGCTATATCCACATGCAGGAAAATGGACTTATCTGGGCAGGTCAGCAAGGATTAGCCCTTACCTGGATGGATGCCATCGTGAATGGTAAGCCGGTTACACCGCGATATGGATTGCCGGTTGAGATCAATGCGCTTTGGTACAATGCCATTCGTTTTGCTATAGAACTGGCTGAACATAATGGAGATAAGAAGTTTGTAAAAGAATGGGAGCTTATCGCTGATAAAATACCTGATGCATTTACGCAAACCTTTTGGATTGAAAAGGAAGGTTACCTGGCCGATTATGTTGACGGAGATTTCAGGAATGTCTCAGTAAGACCTAACCAGATTATTGCAACTTCACTCTCTTATTCACCACTCGATGAAGAAAAGCGCCGGAATGTGCTTGATGTTGTTCAACAGGAGTTGCTAACCCCCCGGGGAATAAGGTCATTAGGGCCCAAAAATCCGCTGTATAAAGGGGTTTGTTTTGGCGATCAGAAAAGCCGTGACGAAGCATACCACCAGGGAACAGCCTGGCCATGGCTTTTAGGCCATTTTGTGGAAGGATATTTAAAAATTTATGGTAAACCGGGCGTTCCATTCGTTAAATCGCTTTACCAGGGATTCGAAGCGGTTATGACGGAACACGGGATTGGAACGATTTCAGAAATTTATGACGGCGACCCGCCACACATTGCCCGGGGAGCTGTTTCCCAGGCATGGAGCGTGGCTGAATTGCTACGGATTCATGATATGATTGGGAAGTATGAAAAAATGAAATGA
- a CDS encoding glycosyltransferase family 4 protein — translation MKILMFGWEFPPHISGGLGTACFGLTKGLAKHDVEIIFVVPKAYGDESQEAVRLVNASDINVNMKESLYKEYWKRIEYMEIGSSIIPYVSPEEFERIHSQKELEKISQDSNVFADRFEFTGTYGKNLLEEVSRYALVASALAMSKDFDIIHAHDWLTYPAGIAAKYVSGKPLVIHVHATEFDRSGENVNPQVFDIEKKGMEEADKIIAVSNFTRNIIIEKYGIPEDKVVTVHNAVEPTERKDVNGSKYVPEKIVTFLGRITFQKGPDYFIEAARLVLERDDNIRFVMAGSGDLMEKMIHRVAQLRIGHKFHFTGFLQGTNVDRMLAMSDVFVMPSVSEPFGIVPLEAMRSNVPVVISKQSGVSEVLKHALKVDFWDVHGMADAIYGLTHYEGLPKMFSKYGKDEVESLKWEHSGLKVKEVYVEMIK, via the coding sequence ATGAAAATATTAATGTTCGGGTGGGAATTCCCGCCACATATTTCGGGAGGATTGGGAACGGCATGTTTCGGCCTGACAAAAGGGCTGGCCAAGCATGATGTCGAGATCATTTTTGTGGTTCCCAAAGCTTATGGCGATGAAAGCCAGGAGGCGGTCAGGCTGGTCAATGCCAGTGATATCAACGTAAATATGAAGGAATCCCTTTATAAGGAATACTGGAAAAGGATAGAATATATGGAGATCGGCTCCAGTATTATTCCTTATGTCAGCCCGGAAGAATTTGAGCGGATCCATTCACAGAAGGAACTTGAGAAGATTTCTCAGGATAGCAATGTTTTTGCCGACCGCTTTGAGTTCACAGGTACTTATGGCAAGAATCTGCTGGAAGAGGTTTCCCGGTATGCCCTTGTTGCATCGGCCCTGGCCATGTCAAAAGATTTTGACATCATCCATGCCCATGACTGGCTTACTTACCCGGCTGGTATTGCCGCTAAGTACGTCAGCGGAAAACCGCTTGTCATCCATGTTCATGCCACAGAATTTGATCGTTCAGGAGAAAATGTCAACCCACAGGTTTTCGATATCGAGAAAAAAGGCATGGAAGAGGCCGACAAGATCATTGCAGTGAGCAATTTCACGCGCAACATCATCATTGAAAAATACGGGATACCTGAAGATAAGGTTGTTACGGTGCATAACGCGGTCGAGCCTACTGAAAGAAAAGATGTGAATGGCAGTAAATATGTGCCGGAAAAGATCGTTACTTTCCTGGGAAGGATTACTTTCCAGAAAGGACCTGATTATTTTATAGAGGCCGCCCGGTTAGTGCTTGAAAGAGATGATAATATCCGGTTTGTTATGGCAGGTTCTGGTGACCTGATGGAAAAAATGATCCATCGCGTAGCTCAGCTGCGGATCGGGCATAAATTCCATTTCACCGGATTCCTGCAAGGGACCAACGTCGACCGCATGCTGGCCATGTCCGATGTGTTTGTGATGCCATCGGTTTCCGAACCTTTTGGGATTGTCCCGCTTGAAGCCATGCGCTCCAATGTGCCGGTCGTCATTTCCAAGCAATCCGGCGTTTCAGAAGTGCTGAAACATGCCCTGAAAGTCGATTTCTGGGATGTTCATGGTATGGCCGATGCCATCTATGGATTGACCCATTACGAAGGTCTTCCGAAGATGTTTTCAAAATACGGCAAAGATGAAGTGGAAAGCCTGAAATGGGAACATTCCGGTCTGAAAGTCAAGGAAGTTTATGTAGAAATGATTAAATGA
- a CDS encoding glycoside hydrolase family 57 protein produces the protein MRSICFYFQVHQPMRLRTYRFFDIGAYHNYYDDYQNRFIMRRIADKSYIPMNKLLMELIKEYGPAFKVSFSISGVALDQIRMYAPDVLKSFQRLAATGNVEFIAETYSHSLSSLRSKTEFFDQVSKHKAMIRHYFKQDPTTFRNTELIYSDGIGAMVAEMGFKTQLTEGAKHILGWKSPNFIYCNTINPKLKVLLKNYQLSDDIAFRFSERGWSEWPLTAEKFVDWLNAFESKQEVVNLFMDYETFGEHQWRETGIFDFMRALPARVFSHSDFSFNTPSQLSEKLQPVSAIHVEDPISWADEERDLTAWLGNDLQDDAFDNLYALEEMVRNSDDPEIHKDWGFLQASDHFYYMCTKWFSDGDVHKYFNPYGSPYEAYINYMNVLSDLRQRLEQGLKPGEHPKKKLRDPDLF, from the coding sequence ATGCGTTCAATTTGCTTTTATTTCCAGGTTCACCAGCCAATGCGGTTAAGAACATACCGGTTCTTTGATATAGGGGCCTACCATAATTATTATGATGATTACCAGAACAGGTTCATCATGCGCAGGATTGCCGACAAGTCGTATATCCCGATGAACAAGCTGTTGATGGAGCTGATCAAAGAGTATGGCCCCGCATTTAAAGTGAGTTTCTCCATCTCAGGCGTAGCCCTCGACCAGATCAGGATGTATGCTCCCGATGTGTTAAAGAGCTTTCAGAGACTTGCGGCAACCGGTAACGTCGAATTCATTGCAGAAACATATTCGCACTCTCTAAGCTCACTCAGAAGTAAAACTGAGTTTTTTGATCAGGTCAGCAAGCATAAAGCCATGATCCGGCATTATTTTAAGCAGGACCCAACTACTTTCAGGAATACCGAGTTGATCTATTCTGACGGAATAGGGGCGATGGTGGCTGAAATGGGCTTCAAGACCCAGCTGACCGAAGGTGCAAAACATATTCTGGGTTGGAAAAGCCCAAATTTCATTTATTGTAATACCATCAACCCGAAATTAAAAGTTCTGCTGAAAAATTACCAGTTATCAGATGATATCGCATTCCGGTTTTCCGAAAGGGGATGGTCGGAATGGCCCTTGACAGCTGAAAAATTTGTTGATTGGCTGAATGCGTTCGAATCGAAACAGGAAGTTGTCAACCTGTTTATGGACTACGAAACTTTCGGGGAACACCAATGGCGAGAAACCGGGATTTTTGACTTCATGCGTGCTCTGCCGGCAAGGGTATTCTCTCATTCCGATTTTTCCTTCAACACGCCGTCGCAGCTTTCGGAGAAACTTCAACCTGTCTCGGCTATCCATGTGGAAGATCCGATTTCCTGGGCCGATGAGGAAAGGGACCTTACGGCCTGGCTTGGCAATGATCTGCAGGATGATGCATTTGATAATCTCTATGCGTTGGAAGAAATGGTCAGAAACTCAGATGACCCGGAGATTCATAAAGACTGGGGTTTCCTGCAAGCCTCCGACCATTTCTATTATATGTGCACCAAATGGTTCTCCGATGGAGATGTCCATAAATATTTCAATCCATACGGGTCGCCATATGAAGCCTATATCAATTACATGAATGTACTTTCTGATCTCCGGCAGCGCCTTGAACAAGGGTTAAAGCCCGGAGAGCATCCTAAAAAAAAACTTCGCGATCCTGACCTCTTCTAA
- the glgP gene encoding alpha-glucan family phosphorylase — translation MEKPVSLKPDFVFEVSWEVCNKVGGIHTVISTKAPFMCKEYGENYILLGPDVWKETRENPEFTEDVNLFKIWKEKALTDGLNIRIGRWNIPGRPVIILVDFTTFFPRKNEIFAEFWEEYQLDSISGEWDYIEPVMFGYGAAKVIENFYEYHFTARERIIAHFHEWLTGAGILYLEKYMPQAGTVFTTHATILGRSIASNGKMLYDHMEKLDAAALARSYNITSKYSLEKCSAEVSDCFATVSEITARECKYLLQKEPDQITLNGFDPSIVAVPEQMQEKRTKARNLLFQVTGSLLGYAVPDDSILLLNSGRYEFRNKGIDLFIDSLGELNKIAGKPILAFIMVPGNIAGSNKELLDRLQGYSGNEPLSHKYLTHSIYHEEYDPVLIRIKEAGLKNEPGDRVRIVFTPAYLNGHDGIFNLPYYELLPGFDLTVFPSYYEPWGYTPLESAAFGIPTITTSLAGFGLWVQSLRKKNDGAIKVIDRNDNNVAEVLSEMTGFIQAFTLKNVKEIKQLRLLAAELTRTASWQEFFGYYRKAYSFALNKSDERFELFRDKRQHQAYFLKDIPVEQKPIWNRVVVEPSIPQKLEKLAILAQNLWWTWNYEAEELYEQIDPELWRQSGRNPRILAELLNINRLKTLEKDADFILKIDAVYKKFENYMAEAKNKPQEKIAYFSMEFGLYDNIKTYSGGLGILAGDYLKEASDSNKNLIGVGLLYRYGYFQQSISLFGDQIAEYNRQKFSHLPLTRIINSKGELMKVSMALPGRNLYAQVWEANVGRIKLYLLDTDISDNSLTDRAVTHHLYGGDQENRFKQELLLGVGGIRLMKELGIEADVYHCNEGHAAFLSLERLRILVQEHGLTFHQAIEVVRSSSLFTTHTPVPAGHDSFDEDLMRTYISHYPERLNITWQEFMNLGKFRENDPTEKFSMSVLAVKMSQEVNGVSKIHGRVSNEMFQGLFEGYYPYELHIGYVTNGVHHPTWTGSHWIDLYKKHFGEEYLTHQSDVKYWEKIRNVPDKEIWTLRNYYRKDLINYLREKLTDELTRRQENPKVKLKMIDSLDENALTICFARRFATYKRAHLLFSNLERLSAILKNKNLPVQIIYAGKAHPADKSGQDLIKKIIEISKSPDFLGKIFFIENYDIELAKRLVRGVDVWLNTPTRLQEASGTSGEKAVMNGVLNLSVLDGWWAEGYRPNAGWALREAMTYANQQFQDELDSETIYGLLEEEIIPLFYNRSKGLPVKWIAFIKNCIAEVAPHYTMKRMLDDYQDRFYNKLIERSRLVMKDDFQVAREIEAWKSKIRAGWHHLEVKRIAVPDPARRAMALGDDFVAEIELKLNGIKAEDLGIDILFGHKEKDTVKKIMHKEEMKLVESAPGMAKFTCKISMEKVGVYHYAFRLYPKNKWLAHRLDFNLIKWI, via the coding sequence ATGGAAAAACCCGTTAGCCTCAAGCCCGACTTTGTATTCGAAGTGAGTTGGGAAGTCTGCAATAAAGTTGGTGGAATTCATACAGTTATAAGCACAAAGGCGCCATTTATGTGCAAGGAATATGGCGAAAACTATATTTTACTGGGGCCGGACGTCTGGAAGGAAACCCGGGAAAATCCCGAGTTCACTGAAGATGTCAACCTTTTCAAAATCTGGAAAGAAAAGGCACTCACCGATGGCCTGAATATCCGGATCGGGCGTTGGAATATTCCTGGACGCCCTGTAATTATCCTGGTTGATTTCACGACCTTTTTTCCCCGAAAAAATGAAATTTTCGCTGAATTCTGGGAAGAATACCAGTTAGACTCTATTTCGGGGGAGTGGGATTATATTGAGCCCGTGATGTTTGGATATGGCGCTGCAAAGGTAATTGAGAATTTTTACGAATATCATTTTACGGCACGGGAAAGGATCATCGCTCATTTTCATGAGTGGCTGACAGGTGCCGGGATCCTTTACCTGGAAAAGTATATGCCTCAGGCAGGCACAGTGTTTACGACACATGCAACGATACTGGGCCGGTCAATTGCCAGCAACGGTAAAATGCTTTACGATCATATGGAAAAGCTGGACGCCGCAGCGCTTGCCCGGTCCTATAATATAACTTCCAAATATTCTCTTGAGAAATGCTCGGCAGAGGTTTCAGACTGCTTTGCAACAGTTTCTGAAATCACGGCCAGGGAATGTAAATATTTACTCCAAAAAGAACCTGACCAGATTACCCTTAACGGGTTTGATCCATCCATTGTTGCAGTGCCTGAACAAATGCAGGAAAAAAGAACCAAGGCACGCAATCTTTTATTTCAGGTCACCGGATCATTACTGGGATACGCTGTCCCGGACGATTCAATATTGCTCCTGAACAGTGGCAGATATGAATTCAGGAATAAAGGTATCGACTTGTTCATTGACAGCCTGGGGGAACTCAATAAGATAGCTGGGAAACCAATCCTGGCCTTCATTATGGTTCCCGGAAACATTGCCGGTTCAAACAAGGAATTACTTGACCGCTTGCAGGGCTATTCAGGGAATGAACCACTATCTCATAAATACCTTACACATTCTATATACCATGAGGAATATGACCCGGTGCTCATACGGATCAAGGAAGCCGGTCTGAAAAACGAACCCGGTGACAGGGTCAGGATCGTTTTCACTCCTGCATACCTGAATGGTCATGATGGTATTTTCAACCTGCCTTATTATGAACTTCTTCCCGGATTTGATCTGACAGTTTTCCCTTCTTATTATGAACCCTGGGGTTATACACCCCTGGAAAGTGCTGCTTTTGGGATCCCGACCATTACAACAAGTCTTGCAGGTTTTGGATTATGGGTACAGTCTCTTCGTAAAAAAAATGACGGAGCTATCAAGGTTATCGATAGGAATGATAACAATGTTGCGGAAGTTTTATCCGAGATGACCGGTTTTATCCAGGCTTTCACCCTTAAGAACGTCAAGGAAATAAAACAACTGCGCCTGTTAGCCGCTGAACTGACGAGAACTGCCTCATGGCAGGAGTTTTTCGGGTATTACAGGAAAGCATATTCCTTTGCACTTAATAAATCGGATGAAAGATTTGAATTATTTCGTGACAAAAGGCAGCATCAGGCATATTTCCTAAAAGACATTCCAGTCGAGCAAAAGCCCATCTGGAACAGGGTTGTCGTTGAACCTTCCATTCCCCAGAAACTTGAAAAGCTTGCCATCCTTGCCCAAAATTTATGGTGGACCTGGAACTATGAGGCTGAAGAGCTATATGAGCAAATTGACCCGGAGCTATGGCGGCAATCGGGAAGGAATCCCCGTATCCTGGCTGAATTGTTGAATATCAATAGGCTGAAAACGCTTGAAAAGGACGCTGACTTCATTCTTAAGATTGATGCGGTTTACAAAAAGTTCGAAAATTACATGGCTGAAGCTAAAAATAAGCCCCAGGAAAAGATTGCCTACTTCAGCATGGAGTTTGGGCTGTATGATAATATAAAGACATATTCCGGCGGATTAGGGATCCTTGCGGGAGATTACCTTAAAGAAGCCAGCGATTCGAACAAAAATCTGATCGGGGTTGGGCTACTATACCGCTATGGCTATTTCCAGCAAAGCATTTCCCTTTTTGGCGACCAAATTGCCGAATACAACCGGCAAAAGTTTTCACACCTGCCGCTGACCCGTATTATAAATAGCAAAGGTGAACTGATGAAGGTCAGTATGGCCTTGCCGGGAAGGAACCTTTATGCCCAGGTATGGGAGGCCAATGTGGGAAGGATCAAGCTGTACCTGCTCGATACCGATATTTCAGACAATTCCCTTACCGACAGGGCCGTCACCCATCATCTCTATGGGGGCGACCAGGAAAACCGGTTTAAGCAGGAGTTACTCCTGGGCGTTGGGGGTATCCGGTTAATGAAGGAGCTTGGCATAGAAGCAGATGTTTATCACTGTAACGAAGGTCATGCTGCTTTTCTAAGCCTTGAAAGGTTAAGGATACTGGTCCAGGAACATGGACTAACCTTTCACCAGGCCATTGAGGTCGTCAGATCCTCTTCGCTTTTTACCACGCATACACCGGTACCGGCAGGCCATGACTCGTTTGACGAGGACCTGATGAGAACTTATATTTCACATTATCCTGAACGGCTGAACATTACCTGGCAGGAATTCATGAACCTGGGAAAATTCCGGGAAAACGATCCCACAGAAAAATTTTCCATGAGCGTGCTGGCCGTAAAAATGTCGCAGGAGGTCAATGGCGTGAGTAAAATTCATGGACGTGTATCGAATGAAATGTTCCAGGGGCTTTTCGAAGGGTATTATCCTTATGAATTGCATATCGGGTATGTAACCAACGGGGTTCACCACCCTACCTGGACCGGCAGCCATTGGATCGACCTTTATAAAAAACATTTCGGAGAGGAGTACCTTACCCATCAGTCTGACGTCAAATATTGGGAAAAGATAAGGAATGTGCCCGACAAGGAGATATGGACTCTGCGCAACTATTACCGGAAAGACCTGATCAATTATCTCCGTGAAAAGCTGACTGATGAACTTACCCGCCGGCAGGAGAACCCGAAAGTCAAGCTGAAAATGATTGACTCGCTCGATGAGAATGCCCTGACCATTTGTTTTGCACGTCGTTTTGCTACTTACAAGAGGGCTCATCTACTTTTCAGTAATCTTGAAAGATTATCTGCTATCCTTAAGAACAAAAACCTGCCGGTACAGATTATTTATGCAGGTAAAGCACACCCGGCCGATAAGTCAGGACAAGATCTGATCAAGAAGATCATTGAGATTTCTAAAAGTCCGGATTTTCTTGGTAAAATATTTTTTATTGAAAATTATGATATTGAACTGGCTAAGAGACTGGTACGTGGTGTAGATGTCTGGTTGAACACGCCTACCCGGCTTCAGGAAGCTTCAGGGACAAGTGGCGAGAAAGCAGTAATGAACGGTGTGCTGAATCTCAGTGTGCTCGATGGCTGGTGGGCGGAGGGTTACAGGCCCAATGCCGGCTGGGCACTGCGTGAAGCAATGACGTATGCCAATCAGCAATTCCAGGATGAACTGGATTCTGAGACCATTTACGGCCTGCTGGAAGAAGAGATCATTCCTTTGTTTTATAACCGCAGTAAAGGTCTTCCCGTGAAATGGATCGCCTTTATCAAGAATTGTATTGCTGAAGTGGCTCCTCATTATACTATGAAAAGGATGCTGGATGATTACCAGGACAGATTTTACAATAAACTGATCGAACGTTCCCGGCTCGTAATGAAAGATGATTTTCAGGTTGCCCGTGAGATTGAAGCCTGGAAATCAAAGATCCGTGCCGGATGGCACCATCTGGAAGTTAAAAGGATTGCCGTCCCCGATCCGGCACGCAGAGCCATGGCCCTTGGAGATGATTTTGTGGCTGAAATCGAACTAAAACTGAACGGGATCAAAGCTGAAGATCTTGGGATAGATATCCTTTTCGGACACAAAGAGAAGGATACCGTTAAAAAGATCATGCATAAGGAAGAAATGAAATTGGTTGAATCGGCGCCAGGAATGGCGAAGTTTACCTGTAAAATATCCATGGAGAAAGTGGGAGTTTACCATTATGCGTTCAGACTTTACCCAAAGAATAAATGGCTGGCGCATCGCCTGGATTTTAACCTGATCAAATGGATATGA
- the fabG gene encoding 3-oxoacyl-[acyl-carrier-protein] reductase encodes MLLKDKTALITGAARGIGRAIALQFAAEGADIAFTDLKVDENMESLEREIELLGRKGKGYASDASDFLSAETVVDQIAQDFGRIDILVNNAGITRDNLLMRMTEADWDLVIKVNLKSVFSMTRAIQKHMLKQRFGSIINMSSVVGLNGNAGQSNYSASKAGLIGFTKSIAQELGSRNIRCNAIAPGFIETEMTARLPQEAREAWIKEIPLKRGGKPEDVAHMALFLASDLSDYVTGQVISVCGGMNT; translated from the coding sequence ATGCTGTTAAAAGATAAAACCGCCCTTATCACAGGAGCCGCCCGTGGAATCGGACGGGCGATCGCCTTGCAGTTCGCCGCTGAAGGTGCCGATATTGCTTTTACTGACCTGAAGGTCGATGAAAATATGGAAAGCCTTGAAAGAGAGATCGAATTACTTGGAAGAAAAGGAAAAGGCTATGCATCTGACGCAAGCGATTTCCTGAGTGCTGAAACCGTGGTCGACCAGATCGCACAGGACTTTGGCAGGATCGATATCCTGGTGAACAATGCCGGCATTACCCGTGATAATCTCCTGATGCGTATGACAGAAGCTGATTGGGACCTGGTCATAAAAGTAAACCTGAAATCAGTTTTCAGCATGACCAGGGCCATCCAGAAACATATGCTGAAGCAACGTTTTGGCTCTATCATCAACATGAGCTCGGTGGTTGGTCTGAACGGAAATGCCGGCCAGTCAAATTATTCGGCATCCAAGGCCGGCCTGATCGGTTTTACCAAGTCAATAGCACAGGAGTTAGGGTCCCGCAATATCCGCTGTAATGCGATCGCTCCGGGCTTTATCGAGACTGAAATGACGGCCCGGCTTCCCCAGGAAGCAAGGGAGGCCTGGATCAAGGAGATACCACTCAAAAGAGGCGGCAAACCTGAAGATGTTGCCCATATGGCCTTATTCCTGGCTTCGGATCTGTCGGATTACGTGACCGGTCAGGTGATCAGTGTTTGTGGAGGAATGAATACCTGA